A stretch of DNA from Oryza brachyantha chromosome 4, ObraRS2, whole genome shotgun sequence:
GGCGGGCGGGACTGCATGGGGGCCGCCGTGTCGCCGGCGCACGACGGGAAGACGGGAACGAAATGAGGAATTACTTTGAAAAAGGGACGGAGGGAGGAAGGGCGGAGATTCCGTGACATTCAACCTGGCATTCACAGTGACATTCCCCGCATGGATCAGCCACATACACGACCCATATGCTCATATGCGTCACGATGTTATGGGACAATGTCACTGAATCTAAATCTAGAGAGAATTAGGAGAAAATTTACTACTACATCTGCATCCATTAGTCGTGCATCCAGAGGTACATTAATGCTAAATTACGTAGCTAATGGTTtataattggaaaaaaaatcgttttATATCTCGACTGACAAATAGAATATGGAGAATAGTAAAAACaaccaattcaaaatttttagtctttatatatagcaatattttatGGAGCATTTAACTACTTACCACTTTTATGAGtggttttaattatttgtcactGCCATACGTCGGTCGGTTCAGACTCACTTGTTATAGATACATGGATTAATTGccgcatataaaaataacaaatagttTTCTCCATGTATTCTGTGTATCCCACGGATATAGAggcataaaaaaagaaaattctgtTGAATTACTGCATCAACTGAAgaacaaacaagaacaaagagagaaaaaattgtGAGAAATAAAACAACTAAAGCCATTAACTTTAATAGACCGTACAAGCTGTCCCATCACCCATACCCCTCACAAGGCctagttctaaaaatttttccaaaatcaTAACAttgaatatttagatatttaaatgaagtattaaacaaaGATAGAACaagaaaactaattacacagttacgtaagaaatcttaagatgaatcttttgaggctaattaatccatgattagtaatAAGTACTACAGCAAccctatatgtgctaatgacggattaattagacaaaagattcgtctcgcggtttttaggtGAGCCacgaaatttgttttttcattcgtgtgcAGAAACTCATTCCaatatctggtcaaacgtctggCGTGACACCTAAATTTTTTCTTCcccaactaaacaaaaaaaaacagaaactcATCAACCTCTAGTCCGCTGCTATCAATAAACATGTGGCAAGCGCTAATGCtggtagaaaaaaaactattagcGCTTTCATAATTTTGTGATTATTAATATTCGATAAATTCATGATTtttcctaaaattaatttattcagtataatttaaaaatcatactagataaattaatttattacaatagCGTTcgtaattctaaaaaaaatattcttgttGTCACCTAGAACTGAGGACGCGAGTGTTGCCCCGCGCTCATGGCGCTGGACATCAACGGCTGCAGtgcacgccgcgccgccgctgctacGAACAATCCGGCTAGGTGTTCCACCGGCGGGTTCGTACGCCGCCGTCGAATGTGGCACGCCGCTTTGCCGCATGCTCAATTGTAGCGGCTGCAACCTGCGCCGTAAGGCGTGCTAGGTCGCGCGCCTACGGCGACGGCTCCATCACCGCCGGCGACTTCGCCACGGAGAGACCCTCAccttcgccggcgtcgtcctgGGCTGTGGCGGCCACGCACAAATCCTAACGTTAATTAATAGGATGGTTAGCATTGTGTATGGtaacgttaaatattttttggtcGTAACGCAGATGAATTCTTTTTCTAGTATCATTACAATTACAATTTACAAATGGCACTGTCTATTTAGAAGTTGactgattttttcttttaagtgTCAGTCAATTTTTTTGGTGTATTGTCCCTGCTCCTCCCAATACGAACACTTGAGTTAATGTAATTTTAGGCTTTTTGGCCCAGAAACAAAAGTCTGGGCTCTGTATATGCTCTTTCTTCCTCAAGTATGGgctttggtgttttttttagctttatattttttttgctttgactTCTAGCGTAAGCAAAACACGTTGAAGGAGCTCCACCCCAATGGGATTTTTTTGGGCTCCTTTTTTCGTCTTGAGGTCCTGTAGTACTATTGGGTTTAGTTTTTATAGtcatttgtgttattttttacttatgatTAAGCTAGGATTTGGTTCCGTTGAATTTCCAAGATAACCTTTTGTTTCATTCAATTGACTTTGTCTATCTAACCAAATTGTTTGAAACACATACAATTAAAATTGTTCTAAACACTTAGGATAACAAATATTCACCAAATCCTGACCATGTTAAAACAGACCCGAATACAAAATGAGCTAATTGGACTACGCGAGGCTCTGCTCAGTCCAACATCTCtttgcatataaaatatatccatCATATCTACAATGGCCACCATAGGATCTGAGTGCTTAGGGAATTAACAACAATCACAAAATTTATAATCCAAACACCAATATTTTCCCCCGGCTTTCATATCATCATCTTATCCATCGATGCTGATAATATGCTCATCGGCTAATATTCTTCGTCACTAGTTAGTAGTGTAGGAGGTTGCCATTCTACCAAATACACCAATGCAACAAGATGTTATTGTTAACAACTTCAATCAATTCTAGCAGCAAAACATAGATGATGATATCATCATCatgcctgaaaaataaaagccgAAAAGCTACTCTAAATTGAAATGTATCATGACTTTGATGGACCAAAAACTCACAAATTCAGAGCTTTAGCATAATACTACCCCTATTGGCTTGTTTGCATCTGGGATGTAGCACCTCCACAACATCGCTCTCACCACTTGATACTATAATTCATCTTCACCCCAAAACCAAAATTGCAGTAAAAGCTACCGAGTGTTACATCAGTAGACTAatcccaatttttttatataaaacatacaaataaaaatttcccATCATCCACACGAAATAGCGAACCTTGAGGTAACCCTCCATTTGCATGATCCCGgtgactaattattttttttgcatgtcacatcCCACCAGTATAAACGAAATTGCTGCCATAAACAAAAACAGTAAGCGCATCACCCAagtgtaaaaaaacaaaagcttAGCCATGCTGCTAGATTCGTTCATAATTTAGTAGGATACTTTTCCCTGAACATGGAGTGCTATAactgaaacaaagaaaccCACAACATCACACCCCATCTGGATTTGTGCTCAAACAAAATACTTCCCAAACCTCTAAAACCTATTATTCCACTTAGTTTATACTAAAGTTACATCTTGTATATACTAAAGTTGCTTATTGGCCTATTATGCTAGTATAGGTCAAGCTATGAGCAAATTTAGTATATATGTTGGACAACTTTAGGTGACTGATAGCTGAATGAGATATCGTAGATACCAAAGTTTAGATCGATTCTGAGGAGCAAAGAAAtctcaaccaaacaaaattgcCCAGCTAGTGGAAAAATTAGATGGAATGACATAAAGCGAACCAAGATGAAGAAAATAACTATGATTGCACCTAATTTATATCGAAGTTGCGCTTCGATTATACTAAAgttgcatatttacaaattatgcaACTGTAGGTTAAGAAATGTGCAGATTTAGTATATGCATTGTGCAAGTATAAATGAGTGAtagttaataaaaaagaaatcaaagaactagtaatacaaaattttaaattagattttgGCAAAGCAAAATAATATCTAGTATAAAATCTGGTGTAATAGCTATATTCATCACATGAATAAAAAGGCACATGAAAAgacagacaaaaaaaagagaaaattggGTAAAAACTAAAAGTCAATCGTGGTTAGGACTTAGGACAGGAATTGCACATGGAAAAAATGTGATTAGAAGTGCATTTTTGCCTGCAagtacacaaatagacaaaaTAGTGGCAGAAAACTCTGCAATGGCAAAAAATTACACGAGAGTAAATATCTTGTTAACAAAACAGTGAGCTGCACATCTGAGCTCAATCCAAATGTCACCTGATGACTGCAAACAGGGATCCCTAGGGGAGCAAATCCAAATCCCCCATCCCCAACCAAAACCTCGTCCCTCTGTTGACCACAAACAGGGATCCCTCTCTTCACCTGCCTGATGTCACTCTACAATTCAATAGTTGCATAAAACTTATAATTGAAGTTGCACAAATTTACAGTAGAATTTGCTTATAAGGGGTAATTATTTTCTCCTAACATTGAAATCCCAAAACATAAAGTTCAGTTTGCTGCTTTTCTTTAGAAAGGCATAGCTGGACTATTAAGTAGAAAAAATGAACAGAATAGATCGCAAGTAAAAAACAAGTTGCATTCAAAAAGAAGTGCTTGACAAAAGCCTTGTGCTAAATTAATAGAATGCACTCAACTATTAACTAGatgctaaaaataatgcaACATTACTATGTGAGtttgatgcaaaattttgtgttCATGTACATCAATTTTAACACCGAAAGAATGGctacattaataaaaaattaaatcacacAAAAATTAGGCTAAACAGTGCATGCCAATTGGCCAATTCATTGCTCGTGCAGACAAAATCGACTTGGCCCCCTTCATCCTCTGTCTAAAACACAAAATGTTAGTActgaatatgaaaaaaaacgagCTACAAATAAACCCGCATTCATGCGCTTGGTCATTCGCAACAGAAAACCTAAGATCAAAAAAACAACTGCCATGGGAACCCCGAAAATCTGAGTATAAACATCTACCCAAGCAAAAACCTCAGTTGCGTAGACTATgactttatattttagaacatggAGCTTATAGACAAGAAAAATTGCAGAAACTAAACATACTAGATTACTAGACACAGTAACCAAATTGAAACCACAGAAACCCTAGCTTTTCCAATAAATCACCTACAAATGAATcataatggaaaaaaaagccTAATGAGATTGGTTTAGCAACCTGAAAGATGGAAAAATATACTCTCTACATACCTCATTCTCTCCGTTGTCGACCGGCTCCGCCGGCAGCACCTTCATCTCCTCGGCCTCCACATAGCCCCCGTGCCCTCCTCCTACCCAACTGGCCAGAGCAGCCACGGATCAGCCAGGATCACTCTAGTGcagccaccacctccgccagcCTCTGCGcctcccccttcctctcctccttagCCCTGCCACCATGGCTGCAGAAACAAATTACTCCGTAAGTGAGTACGAGATGACCAGATGGAGATGGGGGAATATGCGACGGTGAGGGGAAAAAATCTCCAACACGGGGCTAGGGAGAGACATTTAGCCCGTTACCAAAGACACAACAGTCGAAGCCCAGTAGCATGCACGCATTTAAAGTAAATCCGATGGTAGGAAAAATCGACtgacacataaaaaaaaaggcagtcGACTGCCAAATAGCAAAAATGTTTACAAATTTCCAGCCACTTGAAAAGACGAAAATACCCCCAGCACTTTCTATTGAACGTAACCAGATGAaccaatctctctctctctctctcttttctctgtcGTCTCCCTCTCCGTACGCCGCAGGgacagccggcggcgagatcatctcccctgcggcggcggcggcccaggacgggcttctccttctcctcccacCGCCTGCGCTGCGAGCAGGGACACTGTTGGTCCTTCATCctcaccggtgagcatccatccatccatccacgtCCTCTTTTCTCATATCTCTATCCACGCACtctatttcctttttctcttgtGGAATCTGCTTCATGATCCCTAGATAGGTTCTCTTCTGGATCTGGCTTAATTTTcctttaagatatttttttgttccCGAAAAATTTGGGGTTCAACTGAACCCCAATGCCCCACATTACCGCCCCTGGAAAATAGTTCTTCCAGGTGCACGAGAAACAGCAACAGGAATGATGCAGTTTCTGGACAAGATTCCACTTCTTCATCTCATCCATGTTTGTGTGTCATCGTAGTTAGTTttgtttgccaaaaaaaaaagacgaagAGCTTGGACAATCCCTTtgtgtaatattttattttgtggaCAATTTCTTTCTTGTTGTGCAGGGGACGGTATGACATGCAAAGAGGATACCCGTTTCACATCTCATAAAAATGAGGATTTTTCAAACCTGGTACTGGTTTGCTCTGTGATTACTCATCGTTATTTTTTGTACAACACGATCTCTTCCATTAATCTGCTACCAGTGATCAGATTACCTGAAGTGTTATGTCTTCTgaactataaataatttagagtGACTAAGTAAAGAAACTAAATCAGTCAATAATAGCACCCCAAGAGTTATTGTACTAATGGCGCGATTGGTTGCAAATAAATCTGGAGCTAGATTACTGGATGTACCATCGCTCCATCAGATATAGGATGTATTCTTGACTAAGATAGAACAGTGAACAAAATTGTTGTCAGTAGTTATGTGCTAAGACAAGTATGCTTTAGTGAAGACATGCAATTTGTGCATAGCATCCCCTAGATCTAAACATAACAGTTTTGTTTATCTACATACAAACAACTCTTCCCTTCTCAGGATTATCAAGCAGATTCTTCAAAATTCAGTTGTGCTATTTCCCGTGGGTCAAATACAGATTCTAAGGAACAATTATCGCCAGGAAGTATGTATCATAGGCAGAAGTCTTGCTTTTCTTCATCAAACTGTTCTCTTGGAAGTTCTTCTGAATTTGAATCAGCACCAAGTACTCCAGACGCGTCAGGAAACACGGTTGGGAAAATGAGAATTGAGCCAAGGTCGGATCACCTTGCTTCATATCCTTCTACTGGTCCTGACGTAAGAAGGTTGTATGCAGCAGAAGGTCAAGCTGATTTTAACATGGAGTATTATTCAGAAAACAGGTTCAGAAGATCCGATCAATCTATTGTCTTTTCAAACTGCAATGGTCAATCTATTGAACACAACAGTGAGGTATGTTTGTGTATCCTTTTAGTGTTACAAGAAGCttttatgtatacatatacaatTTCTGTATTTGGTATGTCTAGTAAACTATTAAAGGCTTCTGTGTGTGCATGTTTCTAGTTTCtactaattttaattttatcgtcAAAACAGATAGTTGATATACCTAGACCGGCCAATTGCATGAATGAGACTACTTCATCTTCAAGTCAATGGTGTTTTGACAATTGGGGCCCTTCACCACCAAGAGGGCTACAGTATGGCGATGAGATTCCTTCTCTGTCTAGTCAGGACTATGGTGCCAAAATCCCCTCACTTTCAAGTAGACAAAGTTATGGTGATGAGATTCCATCATTATCTCGCAACTGTAACTCTCTCCTGAGTAGGCAAAGTTATGGTGATGAGATTCCATCGCTTTCTCACCATTGTAACTCGCTCTCAAGTAGACAAAGTTACGGTGATGAGATTCCGTCACTTTCTCGTCATTGGTACTCGCTCTCAAGCAGACAAAATTATGGCGATGAGATTCCATCACTGTCTCACCGTCAATGCTACCAAGATAGGATACCTTTGCATCATCGTCAATGTTTCCGTGCTGAGGCACATCCACAGCGAACCCAGCGAGGTGCTTCTCATGGGAATTATCACTCAAGAGACAGCTTTCTCAGTAGTGTTGCTAATAATCAGAGAGTCAAGATGGCTACAAGCAAACATAATGTCACAAGAACTGATCATCATAGGTCTATTAAGGAGGATAATGTATGGAGGAATTCAGGTGATACATTGGAGCAAGTTTGTGGTCCCCGTGCAAACAAATCGGGAAATGCGTCAACATCCAATACAGAGAAAGTAATCATAAATCCTTTGGTCCGTAGGGATCAGTTTAACAGACCAGATTTCATAGTTGAGTATGAACAGGCCAAGTTTTTTATGATAAAGTCATTCAGTGAAGATGATATTCACAAAGGTATCAAATACAATGTTTGGGCAAGTACACCACATGGGAACAATAAACTGGATGCAGCTTTTCGTGAAGCTCAGATTTTAATGAAGGAGAAGCACAAAAAATGCCCTGTCTTCCTATTCTTTTCAGTTAGTAAAGATCAAATTCTATACTTCTTATATGTCCATTTTTTCATGTGGTGTGTGCCCTCATTTTCTTGCATGTAATCCAAATGGCTATGAAAAGATATGACACCacactattaaaaaaaaagatatgacACCATAGAGTATAGTGTAATCTATTACTCTACAAATGTGCAAGGTCCTTTAACACAcccatggagaaaaaaaagcactGCATACAAGAAACAAGAACACATGCCTGTAGGCTTCAAATCCATATCCAATCAAATGGATGTTTGAGCAAGATAGTTTAGGAAGAACATCGGTGCATAATGGCATGTTTCTACAAGGAGATTAAGCTGCTGTTTACTAGCATGATGTTGGCTTTTCTGTTcgttctaaatattttttttgtttattttttatattctctGGGTTGATTATTCAACTGTGTAGCGTGTACTAAATCTCCTTACAAGGCCATTTACCTGAAATTACATCCCACATATGTCGGCCCttaattttgtgattaattTCTCCATAATAGAAGAATTAGTCCACTGCATGTACTTTGTGCATACACTGTATGGTACTATGGTTATTTTATATAAGGAATCCCTTCACCCCCTGGCAAATTTTCAAGATAGTCACTTCCTGTGTTCCCTATTTCAGGTTAATTCCAGTGGCCAGTTTGTAGGATTGGCTGAAATATTAGGCCCTGTTGATTTTAAGAAGACCATGGACTTCTGGAAACAAGATAGATGGAATGGATTTTTCCCTGTAACATGGCACATTATAAAAGACATTTCAAATAAGCTCTTCAGGCATATAACTCTTGAAAACAATGACAACAGACCTGTTACTTTCAGCAGGGACACTCAGGAGGTACCCTGCTTCCACCTTTTTATTCATTTGCACTGAAGTATTTGTTAATGTGTGGctgtttagtttataaatgcATCCCCCTCCCTATTTTGGTACAATAGCACACCACTTCAAGATAAGCTTGTTCTGTAATGAACTTACTGAAGATTCCTCCTGTGAATAAAGGCATTTgtattttcatcatttatattttatcttatatcATATTCTCTCTAATATGTGTTCTTTCACTTAATCGTAATTTCTTACTGTCTAAACCTTTTCTATCTGATATCATTTTCCCCTTCATGTAGATTGGGCTGCCCCAGGGTCTGGAAATGCTACAAATATTTAAGGATTTTTGCCACGAAACATCACTTCTTGATGATTTTAATTTCtatgaagaaaaggaaaatgcaCGGTGTGCCGAAAAGGGTAGAAATGCAGACTCGATACATGAAGCTAGGCTCTCATTTTTTGGAACTGCATCTAGACTCTCTGATGACTTCAAATCAATGGTATGTTTTCTTTAAATCTGTGTGATGCTAACTAAAACTCTACTTGCCATTGAGGTGGATTATGATATGTAGAGGTTTTGGCATTTGGTAAACTCTCTTTTAGTTTATGTTGCAAAGACAATTGCGAGAGTCGAGAAATGTGGCAGTTGtgtatcatattttaacttcAGTTTGTTTTGTATGATGACTACAAATCTACagttacttaaaaaaacatgctcAGTTAGCATGGCATTGGCATAGCAACCGTAAAACTGAACCTAAGTAATAATTCTAATAATGGAGGCATGCAAAGagaacagttttttttttcacttatggTGTAGCTGCTTTTCAAATCCACATAACATTACATAGATCCAAGAAACATTATGCAAACCATTTATATAAACATCTTACTGAAATGGCCTACTGtgaatatagaaaagttgcatGCAGTGCAGGGGCAGGTAGCAGCAGGCTTCTGTTGGAAATTGCCCTTGCTCACGAATGTGAGTTTTGGTCCATAAGGCCAAAGTCGAATTGTTTTCTGCACTATTGTTGGAATGCAGAATGCATGAGTTTGTGATGACTCAGTATTcagaaaccaaacaaattacagaagaTGCAAAAAGAAGACAAACCTAAGAGGATAGGCCAACAATTTCCCCATCTTTTCTGGGAAATACTCTCTccttccctaaatgtttgacgtcattgactttttttatacatgtttgactattcgtcttattcaaaaaaattacacaattattaattatttttatatcatttcatttattgttaaatatatttttatgcatatatataactttacatatttgacaaaaagttttgaataagacgaatagtcaaacgcttATAAAAAAGTCACATTAGGGACGAAGGTAGCATTCTGTTAGCATCGGACAAGAACACAGTGCAAGCACGGCTTTGCAAATTAATGCAAATAGGAACACGGAAATGTGTAACTCCTATTAAATTGACATTTTTCTGACCATGTTTATTTTCATTCGCAGGAAAATTTAGAGGCAAGCATGGAGAGCACGACTTTATATTAGAATTGGGATTGATCCAGCTTGGTCTGCTGTGCAATCGCAATTGTAATAAGAACTTTGATTAGTTAGTGAAGAAGTAACAGTCTTGGCGTTCCCCTGCAAAACCATCTGCTCCGACAAGTGAATGCAAGATTAGTTGAATGTTATATATTAGTGCATAACAAACCAGAGAGTTGCCAATAAACTCAAGGTTTTGACACGGTGACGCCCTGAAGTTTTTTAACTGGTTGCAAGCTTACATGGACTAGTTTATCTTTATTAtaagtttcttttttcacgATAAATCTTTATCATAAGTTGACTACTTTGTAAGTGGCTGAACGACTAATCAGGTGGTTTATAGCTAAGTGTCATTACAGTTTTGGTAGAATGTTAAAATGGATAATCAGACAATCATCA
This window harbors:
- the LOC102709138 gene encoding uncharacterized protein LOC102709138, producing MTCKEDTRFTSHKNEDFSNLDYQADSSKFSCAISRGSNTDSKEQLSPGSMYHRQKSCFSSSNCSLGSSSEFESAPSTPDASGNTVGKMRIEPRSDHLASYPSTGPDVRRLYAAEGQADFNMEYYSENRFRRSDQSIVFSNCNGQSIEHNSEIVDIPRPANCMNETTSSSSQWCFDNWGPSPPRGLQYGDEIPSLSSQDYGAKIPSLSSRQSYGDEIPSLSRNCNSLLSRQSYGDEIPSLSHHCNSLSSRQSYGDEIPSLSRHWYSLSSRQNYGDEIPSLSHRQCYQDRIPLHHRQCFRAEAHPQRTQRGASHGNYHSRDSFLSSVANNQRVKMATSKHNVTRTDHHRSIKEDNVWRNSGDTLEQVCGPRANKSGNASTSNTEKVIINPLVRRDQFNRPDFIVEYEQAKFFMIKSFSEDDIHKGIKYNVWASTPHGNNKLDAAFREAQILMKEKHKKCPVFLFFSVNSSGQFVGLAEILGPVDFKKTMDFWKQDRWNGFFPVTWHIIKDISNKLFRHITLENNDNRPVTFSRDTQEIGLPQGLEMLQIFKDFCHETSLLDDFNFYEEKENARCAEKGRNADSIHEARLSFFGTASRLSDDFKSMENLEASMESTTLY